A genomic window from Triticum urartu cultivar G1812 chromosome 7, Tu2.1, whole genome shotgun sequence includes:
- the LOC125520269 gene encoding glutathione S-transferase U10-like isoform X11, with protein sequence MAAPEEPREVKLYGAWGSAHAAMARNALELKGVRYEYAEEDLERKSEALLRLNPVHGGKVPVLVVDGRALSESLVILEYVDEAWAGRAGRLLPPRDRPRERAAARFWARFFHDEVSPLSHLVLFAAGGEERAGLVREMKDRMAVMEAGIQRDFPLGGGGGGEGPFLHGREPGLLDVVLGSCAAGTRVLSSVAGEEIVEAGALPRVHASLVAFDELAAAFGTSVPHESLLARLLERKERARGAPA encoded by the coding sequence ATGGCAGCCCCCGAGGAGCCCAGGGAGGTGAAGCTGTACGGCGCGTGGGGGAGCGCCCACGCCGCCATGGCCCGGAACGCGCTGGAGCTCAAGGGCGTGCGCTACGAGTACGCGGAGGAGGACCTGGAGCGCAAGAGCGAGGCGCTGCTGCGCCTGAACCCCGTCCACGGCGGCAAGGTCCCCGTGCTCGTCGTCGACGGCCGCGCCCTCTCCGAGTCGCTCGTCATCCTCGAGTACGTCGACGAGGCGTGGGCCGGTCGTGCGGGGCGGCTTCTCCCGCCGCGGGACCGGCCCCGCGAGCGTGCCGCGGCCAGGTTCTGGGCGAGGTTCTTCCACGACGAGGTGTCGCCGCTCTCGCACCTCGTCTTGTTCGCGGCGGGCGGGGAGGAGCGGGCGGGGCTGGTGAGGGAGATGAAAGACCGGATGGCGGTGATGGAGGCGGGAATCCAGAGGGACTTCccgctcggcggcggcggcgggggcgagggGCCGTTCTTGCACGGGCGGGAGCCCGGGCTGCTGGACGTCGTTCTGGGCTCGTGCGCCGCCGGGACCAGGGTGCTCTcctccgtggccggggaagagaTCGTCGAGGCGGGCGCGCTTCCGCGAGTGCACGCCAGCCTGGTCGCCTTCGACGAGCTCGCCGCCGCGTTCGGGACGAGCGTGCCGCACGAGAGCCTACTCGCGCGTCTTCTCGAGAGGAAGGAGAGAGCGCGCGGCGCGCCCGCGTGA